A window of the Vibrio ostreae genome harbors these coding sequences:
- the gpsA gene encoding NAD(P)H-dependent glycerol-3-phosphate dehydrogenase — translation MSDSQTNNADGKAISMSVIGAGSYGTSLAISLARNGANVVLWGHDPEHMARLQADRANHAFLPGIDFPPSLIIEADLQKAVQASRDLLVVVPSHVFGIVLNSLQPYLREDTRICWATKGLEPETGRLLQDVAREVLGDNHPLAVLSGPTFAKELAMGMPTAISVASSDAEFLKQLQEKIHCSKTFRVYANNDFTGLQLGGAVKNVIAIGAGMSDGIGFGANARTALITRGLAEMSRLGAALGAQPETFMGMAGLGDLVLTCTDNQSRNRRFGLALGQGKDVDTAQDEIGQVVEGYRNTKEVWLLAQRMGVEMPIVDQIYQVLYQGKDARLAAQDLLARDKKAERE, via the coding sequence ATGAGCGATTCACAAACAAATAATGCCGACGGTAAAGCGATTTCAATGAGCGTGATCGGTGCGGGCTCTTACGGTACCTCACTGGCGATATCTCTGGCTCGTAACGGAGCTAACGTGGTGTTGTGGGGACATGACCCTGAGCACATGGCGCGTCTGCAAGCCGATCGGGCCAACCACGCCTTTTTGCCGGGTATCGATTTCCCGCCATCTCTGATCATTGAAGCTGATTTGCAAAAGGCGGTGCAGGCGAGTCGTGATTTGTTGGTCGTGGTACCCAGCCATGTGTTCGGTATTGTGCTCAACAGCCTGCAACCTTATCTGCGCGAAGATACCCGTATCTGCTGGGCAACGAAGGGGCTGGAGCCGGAAACCGGCCGTCTGCTGCAGGATGTGGCTCGTGAAGTGCTGGGGGATAACCATCCACTGGCGGTGCTGTCCGGTCCGACGTTTGCCAAAGAGCTGGCGATGGGTATGCCGACCGCGATCTCTGTTGCGTCTTCCGATGCCGAGTTCCTGAAGCAGTTGCAGGAGAAAATCCACTGCAGCAAGACCTTCCGCGTCTATGCCAACAATGATTTCACCGGCCTGCAACTGGGCGGCGCGGTGAAGAACGTGATTGCGATTGGCGCCGGGATGTCGGATGGCATCGGTTTTGGTGCCAATGCGCGTACTGCGCTTATTACCCGCGGCCTGGCGGAAATGAGCCGCCTAGGCGCGGCTCTGGGCGCACAGCCGGAAACCTTTATGGGCATGGCTGGTCTGGGCGATCTGGTGTTGACCTGTACTGACAATCAGTCACGTAACCGCCGTTTTGGTCTGGCGCTGGGTCAGGGCAAAGATGTCGATACCGCACAGGATGAGATCGGTCAGGTCGTTGAAGGTTACCGCAACACCAAAGAGGTGTGGCTGCTGGCACAGCGTATGGGTGTTGAGATGCCAATCGTTGACCAAATTTATCAGGTATTGTATCAAGGCAAAGACGCGCGTCTGGCCGCTCAGGACTTATTGGCGCGCGACAAGAAAGCAGAACGAGAATGA
- the epmA gene encoding elongation factor P--(R)-beta-lysine ligase, whose protein sequence is MSQPEWMPTASIQQLKQRAALLNTIRQFFAARDVLEVDTPAMSHATVTDVHLHTFQTEFVGPGYADGGHLHLMTSPEFHMKRLLAAGSGSIYQIGKAFRNEENGRYHNPEFTMLEWYRVGFDHHMLMDEMEALLQLVLGIGAAERMTYQQAFITVLGVCPLQGSMTELKQAAAQLGLSDIAEPEQDRDTLLQLLFSMGIEPHIGQQVPAFVYDFPASQAALAKINPHDARVADRFEVYFKGIELANGFHELDNPAEQLARFEGDNAKRLAMGLTAQPIDYHLIAALQAGLPPCAGVALGIDRLIMLALGEDHIDKVTAFPFPRA, encoded by the coding sequence ATGAGCCAGCCAGAGTGGATGCCAACGGCATCAATCCAGCAACTTAAGCAGCGTGCTGCGCTGCTGAATACTATCCGGCAGTTTTTTGCTGCCCGTGATGTCCTTGAGGTCGATACGCCGGCCATGAGCCACGCCACGGTGACTGACGTCCACCTGCATACTTTTCAGACCGAGTTTGTCGGGCCGGGTTATGCTGATGGCGGGCATCTGCATCTGATGACCAGCCCGGAGTTCCACATGAAACGCTTGCTGGCCGCCGGCAGCGGTTCGATTTACCAGATAGGTAAAGCCTTTCGCAATGAAGAGAACGGCCGTTACCACAACCCGGAATTTACCATGCTGGAGTGGTACCGGGTCGGATTTGACCATCACATGTTGATGGATGAAATGGAGGCGCTGCTGCAACTTGTGCTTGGCATCGGCGCCGCTGAGCGCATGACCTATCAGCAGGCATTTATCACTGTGCTCGGTGTCTGCCCGCTGCAAGGCAGTATGACGGAACTTAAACAGGCGGCGGCGCAACTCGGCCTGAGTGATATCGCTGAGCCGGAGCAGGATCGCGATACCCTGCTGCAACTGCTGTTCAGTATGGGCATCGAGCCGCACATCGGCCAGCAGGTCCCGGCGTTTGTGTATGACTTTCCGGCCTCTCAGGCGGCGCTGGCCAAAATTAACCCGCACGACGCGCGGGTGGCTGATCGCTTCGAGGTCTATTTTAAAGGCATTGAGCTGGCGAACGGCTTCCATGAACTGGATAACCCGGCCGAGCAACTGGCACGTTTTGAGGGCGATAATGCCAAGCGTTTAGCAATGGGACTGACGGCGCAGCCGATCGACTACCACCTGATTGCGGCGCTGCAGGCCGGACTACCACCCTGTGCCGGTGTTGCGCTCGGTATTGATCGCCTGATCATGCTGGCGCTGGGCGAAGATCATATTGATAAGGTGACGGCGTTTCCGTTTCCACGCGCGTAA
- a CDS encoding rhodanese-like domain-containing protein, with protein MQEYIEFFQQNMILSLAWVGILVALIVTTFKSATAAYKEVSASQVTQLMNRENGVVVDIRTKDEYKRGHITDSVHILPSDIKAGNLSALESHKSDPIIVVCKTGQTARQSAELLAKAGFEKVNLLKNGLVAWNEANLPLVRGKK; from the coding sequence ATGCAAGAATACATTGAGTTTTTTCAACAGAACATGATCCTATCGTTGGCCTGGGTAGGTATTTTGGTGGCGTTGATCGTTACCACGTTTAAATCCGCTACGGCCGCCTACAAAGAAGTGAGTGCCTCTCAGGTGACTCAACTGATGAACCGTGAAAATGGTGTGGTGGTTGATATTCGTACCAAAGACGAATACAAACGTGGCCATATTACTGACTCAGTTCACATTTTACCGTCAGACATCAAAGCCGGTAATCTGTCTGCCCTTGAAAGTCATAAATCAGACCCAATCATTGTGGTATGCAAGACCGGTCAGACGGCGCGTCAAAGCGCTGAGCTGTTAGCCAAAGCAGGATTCGAAAAAGTGAATCTGCTCAAAAATGGCCTGGTCGCCTGGAACGAAGCGAATCTGCCGCTGGTACGTGGCAAGAAGTAA
- a CDS encoding succinate dehydrogenase/fumarate reductase iron-sulfur subunit, translating into MSANRIQKVEILRYDPARDNEPYLQAFEVPFDETMSVLDAIGYVKDHLDKQLSYRWSCRMAICGSCGIMVNGVPKLACKSFLRDYPNGVKIEPLANFPIEKDLIVDMTPFIERLEAIKPYIIGNDRKPEDGTNLQTPQQMEKYKQFAGCINCGLCYAACPQFGLNPEFIGPAALTLAHRYNLDSRDHGKAERMKLINGENGAWGCTFVGYCSEVCPKHVDPAAAVNQGKVESSMDFVIAMLKPDGSVKTQEA; encoded by the coding sequence ATGTCAGCTAACCGTATTCAGAAAGTCGAAATTCTGCGCTACGACCCGGCGCGTGACAACGAGCCCTATCTGCAGGCGTTTGAAGTACCGTTTGATGAGACCATGTCGGTCCTCGATGCGATTGGTTACGTCAAAGACCATCTCGATAAACAGCTCTCGTACCGCTGGTCATGCCGGATGGCTATCTGTGGCTCATGCGGCATCATGGTCAACGGGGTGCCGAAACTGGCGTGCAAAAGTTTCCTGCGTGACTACCCGAACGGGGTCAAAATCGAGCCACTGGCCAACTTCCCGATTGAAAAAGATCTGATCGTCGACATGACGCCGTTTATCGAGCGTCTCGAAGCCATCAAACCCTACATCATCGGCAACGACCGCAAACCGGAAGACGGCACCAATCTGCAAACCCCGCAGCAGATGGAAAAGTACAAACAGTTCGCCGGTTGCATCAACTGCGGCCTGTGTTACGCCGCCTGCCCTCAGTTCGGCCTCAATCCGGAATTTATCGGTCCGGCCGCGCTGACTCTGGCTCATCGTTACAACCTCGACAGCCGTGACCACGGCAAAGCGGAACGGATGAAGCTGATTAATGGTGAAAATGGTGCCTGGGGCTGTACCTTTGTCGGCTACTGCTCGGAAGTGTGCCCGAAACATGTCGATCCGGCTGCCGCCGTCAACCAGGGTAAAGTCGAGTCATCGATGGATTTTGTTATCGCGATGCTGAAGCCGGACGGTTCAGTGAAAACACAGGAGGCCTGA
- the frdC gene encoding fumarate reductase subunit FrdC: MTNRKPYVREVKRTWWQNHPFYRFYMLREATVLPLILFTLFVLIGLASLVKGADAWHSWLAFMANPVVVAINIVALAGSLLHAQTFFSMVPQVMPIRLKGKPVEKSVIVVTQWAAVAVISLLVLILV, translated from the coding sequence ATGACGAACCGTAAACCTTATGTGCGTGAAGTAAAACGCACCTGGTGGCAGAATCATCCGTTTTACCGCTTCTACATGCTGCGCGAAGCGACAGTACTGCCGCTGATTCTGTTCACGCTGTTTGTGCTAATTGGCCTTGCATCGCTGGTCAAAGGTGCTGATGCCTGGCACAGCTGGCTGGCCTTTATGGCTAATCCGGTTGTGGTGGCCATCAACATCGTGGCTTTGGCCGGCAGCCTGCTGCACGCGCAGACCTTTTTCTCCATGGTGCCGCAGGTGATGCCGATTCGCCTCAAGGGCAAACCGGTAGAAAAAAGCGTCATCGTTGTCACGCAGTGGGCCGCGGTGGCGGTGATCTCACTGCTTGTTCTCATTCTGGTGTAA
- the secB gene encoding protein-export chaperone SecB, producing the protein MAEAAQQQAPQQNFAIQRIYLKDVSFEAPNSPTMFQKEWNPDVKLDLDTQSRELGEGVYEVVLRLTVTVKNEEENAFLCEVQQAGIFTAEQMEAGQLAHCLGAFCPNILFPYARETISSLVVKGTFPQLNLAPVNFDALFMNYLQQQAGQEEAQA; encoded by the coding sequence ATGGCTGAAGCAGCACAACAACAAGCTCCGCAACAAAACTTCGCAATTCAACGCATCTATCTGAAAGATGTGTCGTTTGAAGCACCGAACTCGCCAACCATGTTCCAGAAAGAGTGGAACCCGGATGTGAAACTGGATCTGGATACGCAGAGCCGTGAACTGGGCGAAGGTGTCTACGAAGTCGTGCTACGTCTGACTGTGACAGTGAAAAACGAAGAAGAGAACGCGTTCCTGTGTGAAGTACAGCAAGCGGGTATCTTTACGGCAGAACAGATGGAAGCCGGTCAGCTGGCTCATTGCCTGGGTGCATTCTGCCCGAACATCCTGTTCCCGTACGCACGTGAAACTATCTCAAGCCTGGTGGTAAAAGGTACTTTCCCACAACTGAACCTGGCACCAGTTAACTTTGATGCGCTGTTCATGAACTACCTGCAACAGCAGGCTGGTCAGGAAGAAGCGCAAGCGTAA
- the cysE gene encoding serine O-acetyltransferase, protein MKQCAQSKVWQTIVQEAREQAEQEPMLASFYHATIIKHDSLAAALSYILANRLETASMPAIAVREVVEEAFKSDPAIAEAAACDICATVNRDPAVSMYSMPLLYLKGYHALQGHRVANWLWKQGRQALATYMQNQISVACQVDIHPAAQVGRGIMLDHATGIVIGETAVVGDDVSILQDVTLGGTGKESGDRHPKIREGVMIGAGAKILGNIEVGEGAKIGSCSVVLQPVPPHTTVAGVPARIVGRPKTQKPSLDMDQQFNGRTQTFTGGDGI, encoded by the coding sequence ATGAAACAGTGTGCACAAAGTAAAGTTTGGCAGACCATAGTACAAGAAGCCCGAGAGCAGGCAGAGCAGGAGCCGATGCTGGCCAGTTTCTACCATGCGACCATTATTAAGCATGACAGCCTGGCGGCTGCGTTGAGCTACATCCTCGCTAACCGTCTGGAGACGGCGTCGATGCCGGCGATTGCGGTACGGGAAGTGGTCGAGGAAGCATTTAAATCAGACCCGGCTATTGCTGAAGCCGCCGCCTGTGATATTTGCGCCACGGTCAACCGTGACCCGGCGGTGTCGATGTATTCCATGCCGCTGCTGTACCTGAAAGGTTATCATGCTCTGCAGGGCCACCGGGTTGCCAACTGGTTGTGGAAGCAAGGACGCCAGGCACTGGCAACCTATATGCAGAACCAGATTTCTGTCGCGTGTCAGGTGGATATCCACCCGGCGGCACAAGTCGGGCGTGGCATCATGCTGGATCACGCCACCGGCATTGTGATCGGTGAAACGGCCGTGGTCGGCGACGACGTGTCGATTCTGCAGGACGTCACGCTGGGCGGTACCGGTAAAGAGAGCGGTGACCGTCACCCGAAAATCCGTGAAGGGGTTATGATCGGTGCCGGAGCGAAAATTCTCGGTAATATCGAAGTCGGCGAGGGCGCTAAAATCGGCTCTTGTTCGGTGGTGCTGCAACCTGTGCCGCCACACACGACAGTAGCCGGGGTGCCGGCACGTATCGTCGGCCGGCCAAAAACCCAGAAGCCGTCGCTGGATATGGATCAGCAGTTCAATGGCCGCACTCAGACGTTCACCGGCGGAGATGGCATTTAA
- the frdA gene encoding fumarate reductase (quinol) flavoprotein subunit — protein sequence MQTLTTDIAVIGAGGAGLRTAIAAAEANPNLEVALISKVYPMRSHTVAAEGGSAAVVKAEDSLDNHFNDTVGGGDWLCEQDVVEYFVANSTREMIQMEQWGCPWSRKENGEVNVRRFGGMKVERTWFAADKTGFHMLHTLFQTSMKYPQIKRFDEYFVVDLLVVDGEVQGLIAIHMSEGELVTIKAKSVVLATGGAGRVYHCNTNGGIVTGDGMAMAYRHGVPLRDMEFVQYHPTGLPGTGILMTEGCRGEGGIIVNKNGYRYLQDYGMGPETPVGEPKNKYMELGPRDKVSQAFWHEQQKGNTIKHPLGDVVHLDLRHLGEAYLQERLPFICELAKAYVNVDPAKEPIPIRPTVHYTMGGIETNGQCETRIRGLFAVGECASVGLHGANRLGSNSLAEFVVFGRVAGEHAVQRAASFQGWNDSAIAQQVEAVEARIQALLNQQGDENWADIRTEMGHAMEAGCGIYREQDLMQQTIDKLAELKQRYQHISIQDQGKVFNTDLLYAIEVGYGLEVAEAMVHSAILRKESRGAHQRLDEGCTERDDVNFLRHSLAYYQAGAAPKIDYSPVTITKSQPKARLYGAAAEQAAAAEAAQIAQEQN from the coding sequence GTGCAAACTCTCACCACAGATATCGCAGTCATCGGCGCTGGCGGCGCTGGTCTTCGTACGGCAATTGCCGCAGCCGAAGCGAACCCGAATTTAGAAGTCGCACTGATTTCCAAAGTCTATCCCATGCGTTCCCATACCGTAGCAGCCGAAGGCGGCTCAGCGGCGGTGGTTAAAGCAGAAGACAGCTTAGACAACCACTTTAACGACACCGTCGGCGGCGGTGACTGGCTGTGCGAACAGGACGTGGTGGAATACTTCGTCGCCAACTCAACCCGCGAAATGATCCAGATGGAACAGTGGGGCTGCCCGTGGAGCCGTAAAGAAAACGGCGAAGTCAACGTGCGCCGTTTCGGGGGCATGAAAGTCGAGCGCACCTGGTTTGCCGCCGATAAAACCGGCTTCCATATGCTGCACACCCTGTTTCAGACCTCAATGAAATATCCGCAAATCAAACGCTTTGATGAGTACTTTGTGGTTGATCTGCTGGTGGTGGACGGCGAAGTCCAGGGCCTGATCGCGATTCACATGTCCGAAGGTGAACTGGTTACGATCAAAGCCAAATCCGTCGTCCTGGCCACCGGTGGTGCCGGCCGGGTTTACCACTGTAACACTAACGGCGGTATCGTTACCGGTGACGGTATGGCGATGGCCTATCGCCACGGCGTACCACTGCGCGACATGGAGTTTGTCCAGTACCACCCAACCGGACTGCCGGGCACTGGTATCCTGATGACGGAAGGCTGTCGCGGTGAGGGCGGGATTATCGTCAACAAAAATGGCTACCGCTACCTGCAGGATTACGGCATGGGTCCGGAAACACCGGTCGGCGAGCCGAAAAACAAATACATGGAGCTTGGCCCGCGTGACAAAGTGTCACAGGCCTTCTGGCACGAGCAGCAAAAAGGCAACACCATTAAGCATCCGCTCGGCGACGTGGTCCATCTCGATCTGCGTCATCTGGGTGAAGCGTATCTGCAGGAGCGTCTGCCGTTCATCTGTGAACTGGCTAAGGCATACGTCAACGTCGACCCTGCTAAAGAGCCGATCCCGATTCGTCCCACCGTGCACTACACCATGGGCGGCATTGAAACCAACGGCCAGTGTGAAACCCGTATCCGCGGCCTGTTTGCAGTCGGAGAATGTGCCTCGGTCGGTTTGCACGGCGCTAACCGCCTCGGCTCCAACTCGCTGGCTGAGTTCGTGGTGTTTGGCCGCGTCGCCGGTGAACACGCCGTGCAGCGCGCCGCCTCGTTCCAGGGCTGGAATGACAGCGCCATTGCGCAGCAGGTCGAAGCCGTTGAAGCCCGCATTCAGGCCCTGCTCAATCAGCAGGGCGATGAAAACTGGGCCGATATCCGCACGGAAATGGGCCATGCGATGGAAGCCGGCTGTGGTATTTACCGCGAGCAAGATCTGATGCAACAAACCATTGACAAGCTGGCGGAGCTGAAACAGCGTTACCAGCATATCAGCATCCAGGATCAGGGTAAGGTGTTCAACACGGATCTGCTGTACGCGATTGAGGTCGGTTACGGCCTGGAAGTGGCCGAAGCCATGGTTCATTCCGCGATTCTGCGCAAAGAGTCACGCGGTGCTCACCAGCGTCTGGATGAAGGTTGTACCGAACGGGATGACGTCAACTTTCTGCGTCACTCACTGGCCTATTATCAGGCTGGCGCCGCACCGAAGATCGATTACAGCCCGGTCACTATTACCAAGTCGCAACCGAAAGCCCGCCTGTATGGTGCAGCTGCCGAACAAGCCGCCGCCGCAGAAGCCGCGCAGATTGCACAGGAGCAGAACTAA
- the frdD gene encoding fumarate reductase subunit FrdD, translating to MINTNPKRSDEPVWWGLFGAGGTWFAMVTPITILVLGILVPLGVIDSAALSYERVADFATSIIGALFVIATIALPMWHAMHRVHHGMHDLKLHTGLIGKIACYGIAALFSVLAVVFILMI from the coding sequence GTGATTAATACCAATCCAAAACGTTCAGACGAACCAGTATGGTGGGGATTGTTCGGTGCCGGCGGTACCTGGTTTGCCATGGTCACTCCGATCACGATTCTGGTACTCGGTATTCTGGTGCCACTTGGTGTGATTGACAGCGCAGCCCTGAGCTATGAACGCGTCGCCGACTTTGCCACCAGCATTATCGGGGCCCTGTTTGTCATCGCCACTATCGCCCTGCCGATGTGGCACGCCATGCACCGCGTTCATCACGGTATGCACGATCTTAAGCTACACACTGGCCTGATCGGCAAAATCGCCTGCTACGGTATCGCCGCGCTGTTCAGCGTGTTAGCGGTGGTGTTTATCCTGATGATTTAA
- the epmB gene encoding EF-P beta-lysylation protein EpmB, protein MPHIITRKVESVEQNWIQQLANGISDPAQLLQQLEIDPKPWQNGFAARQLFAQRVPQSFVDRMQKGNPYDPLLRQVLPLSEEFEVHAGYSSDPLEEQNNTTPGLLHKYRNRALLIVKGGCAINCRYCFRRHFPYADNKGNKTTWQHSLDYIAAHPELNEVILSGGDPLMAKDHELAWLINAIGAITHIKRLRIHSRLPVVIPARITDQLVDLLATTRLQVIMVTHINHGNEINLELKQQMARLRAVNVTLLNQGVMLKGVNDSVDAQVELSETLFDAGILPYYLHVLDKVQGAAHFFISDQQAKAIMAEVMTRVSGYLVPKLTREIGGRKSKTPLDLHLE, encoded by the coding sequence ATGCCGCACATCATAACCCGAAAAGTCGAATCTGTTGAGCAAAACTGGATCCAACAGCTTGCGAATGGGATCTCCGATCCCGCGCAGTTACTCCAGCAGCTCGAGATCGATCCCAAGCCCTGGCAAAACGGATTTGCAGCACGTCAGCTGTTCGCACAGCGCGTACCACAAAGTTTTGTCGATCGGATGCAAAAAGGCAATCCGTACGACCCGCTGCTACGCCAGGTTTTGCCGCTCAGTGAAGAGTTTGAAGTGCATGCCGGCTACTCCAGCGATCCACTCGAAGAGCAGAACAATACCACGCCCGGCCTGCTGCATAAGTACCGTAACCGCGCGCTGCTGATCGTCAAAGGCGGCTGTGCGATTAACTGCCGCTACTGTTTCCGGCGCCATTTTCCTTATGCCGATAACAAGGGCAACAAAACCACCTGGCAACACAGCCTGGACTACATCGCCGCGCATCCGGAGCTCAATGAAGTGATCCTGTCCGGCGGTGATCCGCTGATGGCCAAAGATCATGAACTGGCCTGGCTGATTAACGCGATTGGTGCCATTACGCACATCAAACGGCTGCGCATTCATTCACGTCTGCCGGTGGTGATCCCGGCCCGCATTACCGATCAACTGGTCGATCTGCTCGCCACGACCCGTTTGCAGGTCATCATGGTGACCCATATCAATCATGGCAACGAAATTAACCTCGAACTGAAACAGCAGATGGCCCGCCTGCGCGCGGTCAATGTGACCCTGCTCAACCAGGGGGTGATGCTAAAAGGGGTTAACGACAGTGTCGATGCCCAGGTTGAACTGAGCGAAACCCTGTTTGATGCCGGCATTCTGCCCTATTACCTGCACGTGCTGGATAAAGTACAGGGCGCGGCGCATTTCTTTATCAGCGATCAGCAGGCAAAAGCGATTATGGCGGAAGTCATGACCCGGGTGTCCGGCTATCTGGTGCCTAAACTGACCCGTGAAATCGGTGGCCGCAAGAGCAAAACACCGCTCGATCTGCACCTGGAATAA
- a CDS encoding SPFH domain-containing protein produces the protein MNSADLAKGLKVEQRRQLIRRGLKAAVVGIPVLAVALTINSSVLMTDAGYSYVHQNNITGELDVFTEPGIHFRMPFLSKITQYDQVITVSFGNNTGEDFYQRLDPVQVRFADTYIGQIPVTFRFKLSTDPQALIKMHREFRNNSNLIDALLVKNARNVTVITATQYTGEEFFQGGLNQFKSKLGDQLREGIYLTERRQVEVEEMDLAPVGMNQSNPNQLQRTNQLVWKTVPVLDSTGQPIRQDNPLLQYGIHVTQVTIGDPQPETQLDQLLADKKRLVADRIRAIQEQETSKAQAETEQLRKEIQRTREVQDAQRQKELALISQQKDVEVARQIAEREIVEVEKTKRLAEVEKEKELAIAEANLAIQKANALSSEYEAKAILEKGRAESEVLKAKYAALGANREVYLAELQRDVANSLYSNLQNFQVQMPQNYIGGGEASGLKTNLDVITGFGALGLMDQTKKVVSK, from the coding sequence ATGAACAGTGCGGACCTGGCAAAAGGTTTGAAAGTCGAACAGCGACGTCAGCTGATCCGTCGCGGACTCAAAGCGGCAGTGGTGGGTATTCCGGTTTTGGCGGTGGCCTTAACCATCAACAGCTCGGTATTGATGACTGATGCCGGCTACAGTTACGTGCACCAGAATAATATTACCGGTGAGTTGGATGTGTTTACCGAACCGGGTATTCATTTCCGGATGCCGTTTTTGTCCAAAATTACCCAGTATGACCAGGTGATCACGGTATCATTTGGCAACAATACCGGAGAAGATTTTTATCAGCGTCTCGATCCGGTTCAGGTGCGTTTCGCCGATACTTACATCGGCCAGATCCCGGTAACGTTCCGTTTCAAACTGAGCACCGATCCCCAGGCGCTGATTAAAATGCACCGCGAATTTCGTAACAACAGCAATTTAATTGACGCGCTGCTGGTCAAAAATGCCCGCAACGTTACGGTGATTACCGCCACCCAGTATACCGGCGAAGAATTCTTCCAGGGCGGTCTCAACCAGTTTAAATCTAAGCTGGGCGATCAATTGCGTGAGGGTATCTACCTCACCGAACGTCGTCAGGTCGAAGTAGAGGAGATGGATCTGGCTCCGGTGGGAATGAATCAAAGCAATCCGAACCAATTGCAACGGACCAATCAACTGGTGTGGAAAACCGTGCCGGTGCTGGATAGTACCGGGCAGCCAATCCGCCAGGACAACCCGCTGCTGCAGTACGGCATTCATGTGACCCAGGTGACGATTGGTGATCCGCAACCGGAAACCCAGCTTGATCAATTGCTGGCTGATAAAAAGCGTTTGGTAGCAGATCGTATCCGCGCCATCCAGGAGCAGGAAACATCCAAAGCTCAGGCTGAAACCGAACAGCTGCGAAAAGAAATTCAGCGTACCCGGGAAGTGCAGGATGCGCAGCGTCAGAAAGAACTGGCGTTGATCTCGCAGCAGAAAGACGTTGAGGTCGCACGTCAGATAGCGGAGCGTGAGATTGTCGAAGTAGAAAAAACCAAGCGTCTGGCTGAGGTTGAGAAAGAGAAAGAGCTGGCGATTGCAGAAGCGAACCTGGCGATTCAGAAAGCGAATGCCTTGTCATCCGAGTACGAAGCTAAAGCCATTCTGGAAAAAGGCCGTGCTGAGTCGGAAGTGTTAAAAGCCAAATACGCCGCGTTGGGGGCCAACCGGGAAGTGTACCTGGCAGAGCTGCAACGGGATGTGGCCAACTCACTTTACAGCAATCTGCAGAACTTCCAGGTGCAGATGCCGCAGAATTACATCGGCGGTGGCGAGGCAAGCGGGCTGAAAACCAACCTGGATGTGATTACCGGTTTCGGCGCACTAGGCCTGATGGACCAAACCAAGAAAGTCGTCAGCAAATAA
- the efp gene encoding elongation factor P: MATVSTNEFKGGLKIMLDNEPCVILENEYVKPGKGQAFNRVRIRKLLSGKVLEKTFKSGDTVEVADVMDIDLDYLYNDGEFYHFMNAETFEQIPADLKAVGENAKWLVENNTCTLTLWNGNPITVTPPNFVELEVTETDPGLKGDTQGTGGKPATLNTGAVVRVPLFIQIGEVIKVDTRSGEYVSRVK; the protein is encoded by the coding sequence ATGGCTACTGTTAGCACGAATGAATTTAAAGGCGGTCTTAAAATTATGCTTGATAATGAGCCTTGTGTCATTCTCGAAAACGAGTATGTAAAACCAGGCAAAGGTCAGGCGTTCAACCGCGTACGAATCCGTAAACTGCTTTCTGGTAAAGTTCTGGAAAAAACATTCAAATCTGGTGACACTGTTGAAGTCGCCGACGTGATGGATATCGATCTGGACTACCTGTACAACGACGGTGAGTTCTACCACTTCATGAACGCTGAAACGTTCGAGCAGATCCCGGCTGATCTGAAAGCTGTTGGCGAAAACGCAAAATGGCTGGTAGAGAACAACACTTGTACTCTGACCCTGTGGAACGGTAACCCAATCACGGTCACTCCACCAAACTTTGTGGAGCTGGAAGTGACGGAAACTGACCCAGGTCTGAAAGGTGATACTCAGGGCACCGGCGGTAAGCCTGCAACTCTGAACACCGGCGCAGTAGTGCGTGTTCCTCTGTTCATCCAAATCGGTGAAGTCATCAAAGTCGACACCCGCAGCGGTGAATACGTCAGCCGCGTGAAGTAA